The following proteins are encoded in a genomic region of Bernardetia sp. MNP-M8:
- a CDS encoding PepSY-associated TM helix domain-containing protein, whose product MTLPNRKKIFKQWVRKFHLWAGLGIGSIIFIISVTGCLYVFKDEIQDILRKDAMFHNELDIDKKQVLPIHILEKKVNEYTQEKYPVHWVNIPIDRNESYRFYYYEKNPETTWNYFDEFIIYKSVYINPYTGEVLGTFDEKNGFFGVVLGIHFSLLLSRPIGSWVVGITTLLFIGMLISGIIIWWPKNKKARKQRFWFPKKNLKNWKKFNYDLHNILGFYASFVGIIIAITGSFYAFFFVRALIYLVFSGGLTQYPDFSEYKTTSPKTERTATTLDKIATQVEKLYPEAYGYSIDLGHEHLDEHSHPAFSIYIQQKKGVYYINNEVFFDENSGEMLYNRPHKEKNFGEKVIAANYDIHVGAILGLGGKILAFLVSLICASLPVTGFMIWWQRHKKRKKRLRIIE is encoded by the coding sequence ATGACATTACCAAATAGAAAAAAAATATTCAAACAGTGGGTAAGAAAATTTCATTTATGGGCTGGCTTGGGTATTGGCAGTATTATTTTTATTATCTCTGTTACAGGTTGTTTGTATGTATTTAAAGATGAAATTCAAGACATTTTGCGAAAAGATGCTATGTTTCATAATGAGCTTGACATAGATAAAAAACAAGTATTACCTATTCATATACTAGAAAAAAAAGTAAATGAATATACACAAGAAAAATATCCTGTACACTGGGTAAATATTCCAATTGACAGAAATGAAAGTTATAGATTTTACTATTACGAAAAAAATCCTGAAACGACTTGGAATTATTTTGATGAATTTATTATCTATAAGTCTGTCTATATTAATCCTTATACAGGAGAAGTTTTGGGTACTTTTGATGAGAAAAATGGTTTTTTCGGAGTTGTTTTAGGCATACATTTTTCTTTATTACTGTCACGTCCTATTGGAAGTTGGGTAGTCGGAATTACTACTTTGCTATTTATTGGAATGCTCATTTCAGGAATTATAATTTGGTGGCCAAAAAACAAAAAAGCTAGAAAACAGCGTTTTTGGTTTCCTAAAAAAAATCTAAAGAATTGGAAAAAGTTTAATTATGATTTGCATAATATTTTAGGATTTTATGCTTCTTTTGTCGGAATCATAATTGCGATTACAGGCTCTTTTTATGCCTTCTTCTTTGTTAGAGCTTTGATATATCTTGTCTTTTCGGGTGGACTTACACAATATCCTGATTTTTCAGAATACAAAACGACCTCTCCAAAAACAGAACGAACAGCAACCACTCTAGATAAAATAGCAACACAAGTCGAAAAATTGTATCCTGAAGCCTATGGATATAGTATTGACTTAGGGCATGAGCATTTAGACGAACATTCGCACCCTGCTTTTTCAATTTATATTCAACAGAAAAAAGGCGTTTATTATATCAATAATGAAGTTTTCTTTGATGAAAATTCAGGTGAAATGCTTTATAATCGTCCTCACAAAGAAAAGAATTTTGGAGAAAAAGTAATTGCAGCCAACTATGATATTCATGTAGGTGCAATTTTAGGACTAGGAGGAAAAATCTTAGCTTTTTTAGTATCACTTATTTGTGCATCCTTGCCAGTTACAGGTTTTATGATTTGGTGGCAAAGGCACAAAAAAAGAAAGAAACGTTTAAGGATAATTGAATAA
- a CDS encoding STAS/SEC14 domain-containing protein: MEIYKSEYQTINFDESKSILSKSWTPKSEELEEDDFTAEINKIAECAEKYNAKYFLDDTRDFSFTITIELQSWVDNEVFPRFIAAGLKKYAIIVSKEFISQLSIEQTMEGEKGAQSFEVQYFDNTEEAKNWIESSLSSAATVA, encoded by the coding sequence ATGGAAATTTACAAAAGCGAATATCAAACTATTAATTTTGATGAATCTAAATCTATACTATCAAAATCTTGGACTCCAAAATCTGAAGAACTTGAGGAAGATGACTTTACTGCTGAAATAAATAAAATAGCAGAGTGTGCTGAAAAATACAATGCCAAATATTTCTTAGACGACACACGAGATTTTTCTTTCACTATTACGATAGAACTACAAAGCTGGGTAGATAATGAGGTTTTTCCTCGTTTTATAGCAGCAGGACTTAAAAAATATGCTATTATCGTATCAAAAGAGTTTATTTCACAACTTTCTATTGAACAAACTATGGAAGGTGAAAAAGGAGCGCAGAGCTTTGAGGTACAGTATTTTGACAATACAGAGGAGGCGAAAAACTGGATTGAAAGTTCATTGTCTTCTGCTGCCACTGTTGCTTAA